One genomic window of Helicobacter canis includes the following:
- a CDS encoding type II restriction endonuclease: MHRAAIHKPKADSSVKVDCHALLYAKARNDSKTTDTAELESKIDSLVYTLYNLTNDEIEIIESKT; the protein is encoded by the coding sequence TTGCACCGCGCGGCAATCCACAAACCAAAAGCGGATTCTAGTGTGAAAGTGGATTGCCACGCTTTGCTTTACGCCAAAGCTCGCAATGACAGCAAAACCACCGACACCGCCGAGCTAGAATCCAAAATTGACTCTTTAGTTTATACACTCTACAATCTCACAAACGATGAGATAGAAATAATAGAATCCAAAACATAG
- a CDS encoding type II toxin-antitoxin system RelE/ParE family toxin, giving the protein MAMSYNIAYEKKVIKFLKKLAKSAPREFVKIDIFLNESLATCENPCTLPNAKHLQGFNDNRYRWRLGDYRIIGIVKNDTFQVIQIIKVAKRDENTYKGL; this is encoded by the coding sequence ATGGCAATGAGCTATAACATTGCATACGAAAAGAAAGTTATTAAATTTTTAAAAAAATTAGCAAAATCAGCACCGAGAGAATTTGTAAAAATAGATATTTTTCTCAACGAAAGCTTGGCAACTTGCGAAAATCCTTGCACCCTACCAAATGCAAAGCATTTACAAGGCTTCAATGACAATCGCTACCGCTGGAGACTTGGGGATTATAGGATTATCGGCATTGTCAAAAATGATACTTTTCAAGTTATCCAAATTATCAAAGTAGCCAAAAGAGATGAAAACACCTACAAAGGCTTATAG
- a CDS encoding type II toxin-antitoxin system YafQ family toxin — translation MASYNVNFTKSFIKDYKKLQTKDKDLTDALIDKLTTGATLEPKHKDHALSGNLQGFRERHIKLDLLLIYELCDDTLQLNALRVGSHSKLFKK, via the coding sequence ATGGCGAGCTATAATGTCAATTTCACAAAAAGCTTTATCAAAGACTACAAAAAGCTGCAAACAAAAGACAAAGATTTGACTGACGCGCTTATAGATAAGCTAACCACAGGTGCGACACTAGAGCCAAAGCACAAAGACCACGCGTTAAGTGGAAACTTGCAGGGCTTTAGAGAGCGTCATATTAAGCTAGATTTATTGCTAATCTATGAGCTATGTGATGATACTTTGCAGCTTAACGCCTTGCGTGTGGGAAGCCATAGCAAATTATTTAAAAAGTAG
- a CDS encoding type II toxin-antitoxin system YafQ family toxin, with the protein MDSPKYELETSSRFEKQYKKLSQAQKLQAKSLINRLLYDLPLEPKHKDHKLIGNYSGYRECHIMPDLLLVYKKDKEALLLSCIRIGSHSELFKK; encoded by the coding sequence ATGGATAGCCCAAAATATGAGCTAGAAACATCAAGTAGATTTGAAAAGCAGTATAAAAAGCTCTCCCAAGCCCAAAAGCTACAAGCAAAATCGCTGATAAATCGCCTGCTCTATGACCTACCCCTGGAGCCAAAGCACAAAGACCATAAGCTTATCGGCAATTATAGTGGATATAGAGAGTGCCATATAATGCCAGATTTGCTACTCGTGTATAAAAAAGATAAAGAAGCATTGCTACTCTCTTGCATACGCATAGGCAGCCATAGTGAGCTGTTTAAAAAATAG